Proteins encoded within one genomic window of Streptomyces profundus:
- the selA gene encoding L-seryl-tRNA(Sec) selenium transferase translates to MTDPRRRVPRTDALLADPRLAAATRRLGRALVRGAVAEALAGVRAGALAPEAAAEAALAALPPTATALLPVINATGVIVHTNLGRAPLSAAAREALLAASGTTDVEFDLATGRRARRGTSALAAVAEAVPEAEAVHLTNNNAAALALTATALAQGREIVVSRGELVEIGDGFRLPDLLRSTGARLHEVGTTNRTHLADYANALGPDTGFVLKIHPSNFTTTGFVSSVPVARLATLDVPVVHDIGSGLLRPHPALPAEPDAATSLAEGAALVTASADKLLGGPQAGLLLGRADLVGRLRGHPLARALRVDKLTLAALEATVRGPEPPVRQALSARAGDLGDRAERLAEALRAKGVAAEALPSEARVGGGGAPEVVLPSAAVALPAAFAAPLRAGRPAVVGRLRADRLLLDLRAVPADEDETLLLAVLAVQDVQDEPATG, encoded by the coding sequence TTGACGGACCCCAGACGACGCGTGCCGCGCACCGACGCGCTGCTGGCCGATCCCCGACTCGCCGCCGCCACACGCCGGTTGGGCCGTGCGCTGGTCCGCGGGGCGGTCGCGGAGGCGCTGGCCGGGGTGCGGGCCGGCGCGCTGGCGCCCGAGGCAGCGGCCGAGGCGGCGCTGGCCGCGCTGCCGCCCACCGCCACCGCGCTGCTGCCGGTCATCAACGCCACCGGCGTGATCGTCCACACCAACCTCGGCCGGGCGCCGCTCTCCGCCGCCGCCCGCGAGGCCCTGCTGGCCGCGTCCGGCACCACCGACGTCGAGTTCGACCTGGCCACCGGGCGCCGGGCCCGCCGGGGCACCAGCGCCCTGGCCGCCGTCGCCGAGGCCGTGCCGGAGGCCGAGGCGGTCCATCTCACCAACAACAACGCGGCGGCCCTGGCGCTGACCGCGACCGCGCTGGCCCAGGGCCGCGAGATCGTGGTCAGCCGGGGCGAGTTGGTGGAGATCGGCGACGGGTTCCGGCTGCCCGACCTGCTGCGCAGCACCGGCGCGCGGCTCCACGAGGTCGGCACCACCAACCGCACCCACCTCGCCGACTACGCGAACGCCCTCGGGCCCGACACCGGCTTCGTCCTCAAGATCCACCCGTCCAACTTCACCACCACGGGCTTTGTCTCCTCGGTGCCCGTCGCGCGGCTGGCGACGCTGGACGTGCCGGTGGTGCACGACATCGGCTCCGGGCTGCTGCGTCCCCACCCCGCGCTGCCGGCGGAACCCGACGCGGCGACCTCGCTGGCCGAGGGCGCCGCCCTCGTCACGGCCAGCGCCGACAAGCTGCTCGGCGGCCCCCAGGCCGGGCTGCTGCTCGGCCGCGCGGACCTCGTCGGCCGCCTCCGCGGCCATCCGCTGGCCCGCGCGCTGCGCGTCGACAAGCTCACCCTGGCCGCGCTCGAAGCCACCGTCCGTGGCCCCGAACCCCCCGTCCGCCAGGCCCTGTCGGCCCGCGCGGGCGACCTCGGCGACCGGGCCGAGAGGCTCGCCGAGGCGCTGCGCGCCAAGGGCGTCGCCGCCGAGGCGCTGCCGAGCGAGGCGCGGGTCGGCGGCGGGGGCGCGCCGGAGGTGGTGCTGCCCAGCGCCGCCGTCGCCCTGCCCGCCGCCTTCGCCGCGCCGCTGCGCGCCGGGCGCCCGGCGGTGGTCGGCCGGCTGCGCGCCGACCGGCTCCTCCTCGACCTGCGGGCGGTGCCGGCGGACGAGGACGAGACCCTGCTGCTGGCCGTCCTCGCCGTCCAGGACGTCCAGGACGAGCCGGCGACCGGCTGA
- a CDS encoding MauE/DoxX family redox-associated membrane protein translates to MSTLIGAVATGVILLVLVAGCAAHLSRPTALPDALRAHRMLPARAVPLAARAVTLAEGLLGLGLAAALLGRHRLGLATALAASGALFVCYALYARHILATGRGGPCGCSRAEVPMSDWIVGRAWTFALLALGAAPLVAGPARPPDGAAETATAALAALTLAALLWVLPTAMAGPAAPSASSDRSDLSKGGHPAWTS, encoded by the coding sequence GTGAGCACCCTCATCGGGGCCGTGGCCACCGGGGTGATCCTGCTGGTCCTCGTCGCCGGCTGCGCCGCCCATCTGAGCCGGCCGACCGCCCTCCCCGACGCGTTGCGCGCCCACCGGATGCTGCCGGCCCGCGCCGTGCCGCTCGCCGCCCGCGCCGTGACCCTGGCCGAGGGCCTGCTCGGCCTCGGGCTCGCCGCCGCCCTGCTCGGCCGCCACCGGCTCGGCCTCGCCACGGCCCTGGCCGCCTCGGGTGCCCTTTTCGTCTGCTACGCGCTCTACGCGCGACACATCCTCGCCACCGGGCGCGGCGGCCCCTGCGGCTGCTCCCGCGCCGAGGTGCCGATGAGCGACTGGATCGTCGGCAGGGCCTGGACGTTCGCCCTGCTGGCGCTCGGCGCCGCCCCGCTGGTCGCCGGCCCGGCCCGGCCGCCGGACGGCGCGGCCGAGACGGCCACGGCGGCCCTCGCGGCACTGACGCTCGCCGCCCTGCTCTGGGTGCTGCCGACCGCCATGGCGGGCCCTGCGGCCCCCTCCGCCTCATCGGACCGCTCGGACCTATCGAAAGGGGGCCACCCCGCGTGGACTTCGTGA
- the selB gene encoding selenocysteine-specific translation elongation factor codes for MTPHREAAAPPAPSFVFATAGHVDHGKSTLLRALTGSDPDRLAEERRRGLTLDLGFVWTTAPSGRTLAFVDVPGHHRYLATAFAGVATAPAVLLVVSADEGWRPQTEEHLLALDAFGVRAGLLVVTRADLADPADALAEARARTAGTGLAEAPALAVSARTGAGLDALRERLDALASAHRAPAPDAPVRLWLDRAFTVAGAGTVVTGTLTAGTLAVGDTLELAPAGTPAVVRGLHSLGQRVARVAGPARVAVNLRGIAATSVRRGHALITPESWWRTDTVDVRLAHRTAPPEAPPRQGPRLPAEPLVHCGTAQTGARLRPLGELAARLTLRVPLDLRVGDRLLVRDPGSRLLLGATVLDVDPPALRRRGSAAERGRRLAQLAEPADTAARLRADGLARRARLTAMGYPLDTVPEARTAGPYLLDAGRLEGLRTALGDEVDAYAAAHPADPGLPSTVARRRLALPDDLPLAALAEDGLTVRDGRVYRARDAERLPAPVAAALDGLLADLTEAPFRAPTRERLEALGLTADALALLVRRGRLERIGTLHLPSGARARAAARLRALPQPFTVGDAARALATSRRVAVPLLEALDAEGSTHRHPDGRRTTPEGPVRDGGRSGPRPAP; via the coding sequence ATGACGCCGCACCGGGAAGCCGCCGCACCGCCCGCCCCCTCCTTCGTGTTCGCCACCGCCGGGCATGTGGACCACGGCAAGTCGACGCTGCTGCGCGCGCTCACCGGCAGCGACCCCGACCGCCTCGCCGAGGAGCGGCGGCGCGGCCTCACACTCGACCTGGGCTTCGTCTGGACCACCGCGCCCAGCGGCCGGACGCTCGCCTTCGTGGACGTGCCGGGCCACCACCGCTATCTGGCCACCGCGTTCGCCGGGGTCGCCACCGCGCCGGCCGTGCTGCTGGTGGTCTCGGCCGACGAGGGCTGGCGCCCGCAGACCGAGGAACACCTCTTGGCCCTCGACGCGTTCGGGGTGCGCGCCGGACTGCTCGTGGTGACCAGGGCGGATCTCGCCGACCCGGCCGACGCGCTCGCCGAGGCACGGGCGCGGACGGCCGGCACCGGGCTCGCCGAAGCCCCCGCGCTCGCGGTGAGCGCCCGCACCGGAGCGGGGCTCGACGCGCTGCGGGAACGGTTGGACGCGCTGGCGTCCGCGCACCGGGCGCCGGCCCCCGACGCTCCGGTGCGGCTCTGGCTGGACCGGGCGTTCACGGTCGCCGGCGCCGGCACGGTGGTGACCGGCACCCTCACCGCCGGCACGCTCGCGGTGGGCGACACCCTGGAGCTCGCGCCGGCCGGCACCCCGGCCGTCGTGCGGGGCCTGCACTCCCTCGGCCAACGCGTCGCCCGGGTGGCGGGGCCCGCCAGGGTCGCCGTCAACCTCCGTGGCATCGCCGCCACTTCGGTGCGCAGGGGCCATGCCCTGATCACCCCGGAGAGCTGGTGGCGCACCGACACCGTGGACGTCCGCCTCGCACACCGGACCGCGCCGCCCGAGGCGCCGCCCCGTCAGGGGCCACGGCTGCCCGCCGAACCGCTGGTGCACTGCGGCACCGCCCAGACCGGTGCCCGGCTCCGGCCGCTCGGCGAGCTGGCCGCGCGCCTCACCCTCCGGGTGCCGCTGGATCTGCGGGTCGGGGACCGGCTGCTGGTGCGCGACCCGGGATCGCGGCTGCTGCTGGGCGCCACCGTGCTCGATGTGGACCCGCCCGCGCTGCGCCGCCGGGGCTCGGCCGCCGAGCGTGGCCGCCGGCTGGCGCAGCTCGCCGAACCGGCCGACACCGCCGCCAGGCTGCGCGCCGACGGGCTCGCCCGCCGCGCCCGACTCACCGCGATGGGCTACCCGTTGGACACCGTGCCCGAGGCGCGGACGGCCGGGCCCTATCTGCTCGACGCCGGGCGTCTGGAGGGGTTGCGCACCGCGCTGGGCGACGAGGTCGACGCGTACGCCGCCGCCCACCCGGCCGACCCCGGGCTGCCGTCGACGGTGGCCCGACGTCGCCTGGCGCTCCCCGACGACCTGCCGCTGGCCGCCCTGGCCGAGGACGGGCTGACCGTCCGCGACGGCAGGGTCTACCGCGCGCGGGACGCGGAACGGCTGCCGGCGCCGGTGGCCGCCGCCCTGGACGGGCTGCTCGCCGATCTGACGGAGGCGCCGTTCCGCGCCCCGACCCGGGAGCGGCTCGAAGCGCTCGGCCTGACCGCCGACGCGCTGGCGCTGCTGGTGCGGCGCGGCCGGCTGGAGCGGATCGGCACGCTCCATCTCCCGAGCGGCGCCAGGGCCCGAGCCGCGGCGCGACTCCGCGCGCTGCCCCAGCCGTTCACCGTCGGCGACGCGGCCCGCGCGCTGGCCACCAGCCGCCGGGTCGCGGTGCCGCTGCTGGAGGCCCTGGACGCCGAAGGCAGCACCCACCGCCACCCCGACGGCCGCCGCACCACCCCGGAAGGGCCGGTCAGGGACGGCGGCCGTAGCGGGCCCCGGCCCGCTCCGTGA
- a CDS encoding class I adenylate-forming enzyme family protein, whose translation MTLDPTRAPWTSRNGVAFPDRVPSASRASWVARGWCPDRDLYGLFHASARAHPRRQAVVECGEPAGGGLDFAALDAEVRRICALFTEAGLGAGDVIALRLPNGRHAVAAELAVYAIGAVALPYPLGGGRRDTLALLGRSRARAAVFADASDIALRDQLPDLETVFCPTPDRPGARWLGAGARRGWRPVDVDPAAPARLLVSSGSEAEPKMVAYAHHAMAGGRANYLRALAPDGEPGRHLVLVSLASSFGSCGIVTLAALGATLLVQPAFEPRRALAMVTAHRPTRVFAVPTMLRRLADTPPAADEDLTSVTAVVSSGADLPRETARLCGSRFNRPVITVYGSSDGVNCHTPAADSEAAAGCVGVPDPSVAAIRIAGADGRPLPPGEPGEILARGPMTPLCYVAAPELDARYRTDDGWVRTGDRGLLDERGRLFLLGRIKNVVLRGGYTISAAEVERELGAHPAVAEAACVPVPDPDLGERLCACVRPAPGTPPPSLAELNVFLLRQRGLEKRKLPEHLLSVQAMPYGPTGKICRRTLTERAGARYGRRP comes from the coding sequence GTGACCCTCGACCCGACCCGCGCGCCCTGGACCTCCCGCAACGGCGTCGCCTTCCCCGACCGTGTCCCGTCCGCGTCGCGCGCCTCCTGGGTGGCGCGCGGCTGGTGCCCCGACCGCGACCTCTACGGCCTCTTCCACGCCAGCGCCCGCGCCCATCCCAGGCGGCAGGCGGTGGTGGAGTGCGGCGAACCAGCGGGCGGCGGCCTTGACTTCGCCGCCCTGGACGCCGAAGTCCGCCGGATCTGCGCCCTGTTCACCGAGGCGGGGCTCGGCGCCGGCGACGTGATCGCGCTGCGCCTGCCCAACGGGCGGCACGCGGTCGCCGCCGAACTCGCCGTCTACGCCATCGGCGCCGTCGCCCTGCCCTACCCGCTGGGCGGCGGACGCCGTGACACGCTCGCGCTGTTGGGCCGCTCCCGGGCCCGTGCCGCCGTCTTCGCCGACGCGTCGGACATCGCGCTGCGCGATCAACTCCCGGATCTGGAAACGGTGTTCTGCCCGACGCCCGACCGTCCAGGCGCCCGGTGGCTGGGCGCCGGGGCGCGCCGTGGCTGGCGGCCGGTCGACGTCGATCCCGCCGCGCCCGCCCGGCTGCTGGTCTCCTCGGGATCCGAGGCCGAGCCCAAGATGGTCGCCTACGCCCATCACGCGATGGCCGGCGGCCGGGCCAACTACCTCCGGGCCCTCGCCCCCGACGGGGAGCCGGGCCGCCATCTGGTGCTGGTCTCGCTGGCCTCGTCCTTCGGCTCCTGCGGGATCGTCACGCTGGCGGCGCTCGGCGCGACGCTGCTCGTCCAGCCCGCCTTCGAACCGCGCCGGGCCCTCGCGATGGTCACCGCGCACCGGCCGACGCGGGTGTTCGCCGTGCCGACGATGCTGCGCCGGCTCGCCGACACGCCTCCGGCCGCCGACGAGGACCTCACCTCGGTGACCGCCGTCGTCTCCAGCGGCGCCGATCTGCCCCGCGAGACGGCCAGGCTCTGCGGCAGCCGCTTCAACCGCCCGGTGATCACCGTCTATGGCTCGTCGGACGGGGTCAACTGCCATACGCCGGCCGCCGACTCGGAGGCGGCGGCCGGCTGTGTGGGGGTGCCGGACCCGTCGGTCGCCGCCATCCGGATCGCCGGCGCCGACGGCCGGCCGCTGCCGCCGGGCGAGCCGGGCGAGATCCTCGCCCGGGGGCCCATGACGCCGCTCTGCTATGTCGCGGCCCCCGAACTCGACGCCCGCTACCGCACCGACGACGGCTGGGTGCGCACCGGGGACCGTGGCCTGTTGGACGAACGAGGGCGGCTCTTCCTGCTGGGCCGGATCAAGAACGTGGTGCTGCGCGGGGGGTACACCATCAGCGCCGCCGAGGTGGAACGGGAGCTCGGCGCCCATCCGGCGGTCGCCGAGGCCGCCTGCGTGCCCGTTCCCGACCCGGACCTCGGCGAACGCCTCTGCGCCTGCGTCCGTCCGGCCCCGGGGACGCCCCCGCCGTCGCTGGCCGAGTTGAACGTGTTCCTGCTGCGCCAACGGGGCCTGGAGAAGCGCAAGTTGCCCGAGCACCTGCTGTCGGTCCAGGCCATGCCCTACGGCCCCACCGGCAAGATCTGCCGCCGCACCCTCACGGAGCGGGCCGGGGCCCGCTACGGCCGCCGTCCCTGA
- a CDS encoding response regulator transcription factor translates to MNRVLIAEDEERIASFVRKGLTANGFVTTVATDGDTALDHVLTGSFDLLLLDIGLPGRDGFTVLRAMREARVTVPVIVLTARDSVRDTVAGLEGGADDWMTKPFRFEELLARVRLRLRTAARAPEVTVLRSGDLSLDLRTRRARAGETLVDLTAREFTLLELFLRHPGQVLSREQILSHVWGYDFDPGSNIVDVYVRALRRKLGNGCVETLRGMGYRVPG, encoded by the coding sequence GTGAACCGCGTGCTGATCGCCGAGGACGAGGAGCGCATCGCCTCCTTCGTCCGCAAGGGGCTGACGGCCAACGGCTTCGTCACCACCGTCGCGACCGACGGCGACACCGCGCTCGACCACGTGCTGACCGGCTCGTTCGACCTGCTGCTGCTCGACATCGGGCTGCCGGGCAGGGACGGGTTCACCGTGCTGCGCGCCATGCGGGAGGCCAGGGTCACCGTGCCGGTGATCGTGCTGACCGCCCGCGACTCGGTGCGGGACACCGTCGCGGGGCTTGAGGGCGGCGCCGACGACTGGATGACCAAGCCGTTCCGCTTCGAGGAGCTGCTGGCCCGGGTCCGCCTGCGGCTGCGCACGGCGGCGCGCGCCCCCGAGGTGACGGTGCTGCGCAGCGGCGACCTCAGCCTCGACCTGCGCACCCGCAGGGCCCGCGCCGGCGAGACGCTGGTGGACCTGACGGCCCGGGAGTTCACCCTGCTGGAGCTCTTCCTCCGCCACCCGGGGCAGGTACTCTCCCGCGAGCAGATCCTCTCCCATGTGTGGGGCTACGACTTCGATCCGGGCTCCAACATCGTGGACGTCTATGTCCGCGCGCTGCGCCGGAAGTTGGGCAACGGCTGCGTGGAGACGCTGCGCGGGATGGGCTACCGCGTGCCGGGCTGA
- a CDS encoding glycerate kinase: MMSPYRIVVAPSGFKESLSASAAAGAIAAGLRRAAPNATIDRLPLVDGGEGTAAALAEATGGRLVPRTATGPVGRPVRAHLALLGDTAVVEMAAVAGLSLVPPALRDPGATTTRGVGELIRAALDLGVRRVLVGCGDSGTSDGGAGALQALGVRLTDAAGRELPPGGAALTRLHRIDPGRLDPRLAGTELVVACNPYNVLCGPRGVARVFGPQKGADPAGVEELSTALERWATVLARDVAPAGLDLRSGPGTGASGGLGAGLAALGARLLPRFDVLLDHVDLDGRLAGADLVVTAEGALDRESARGKIPGEVARRAKALGVPVLVLAGTIGEGAHEATLIGVDAWSGILPAPVALSEALARGEEFLADAAERALRMVLLGSRVASARRGTTTAGGERLEGVTR; the protein is encoded by the coding sequence ATGATGTCCCCCTACCGCATCGTCGTCGCGCCCAGCGGCTTCAAGGAGTCGCTCTCCGCCTCCGCCGCCGCAGGGGCGATCGCCGCGGGGCTGCGGCGCGCCGCGCCGAACGCCACGATCGACCGGCTGCCGCTGGTGGACGGCGGCGAGGGCACCGCCGCCGCCCTGGCGGAGGCCACCGGCGGCCGGCTGGTGCCGCGCACCGCGACCGGCCCGGTGGGCCGACCCGTCCGCGCCCACCTCGCGTTGCTCGGTGACACCGCCGTGGTGGAGATGGCAGCGGTGGCCGGCCTCTCCCTGGTGCCCCCGGCGCTGCGGGATCCGGGCGCGACCACCACCCGGGGCGTGGGGGAGCTGATCCGCGCCGCGCTGGACCTCGGGGTCCGCCGTGTCCTCGTCGGCTGCGGCGACTCGGGCACCTCGGACGGCGGCGCCGGCGCGCTCCAGGCGCTCGGCGTCCGTCTCACCGACGCGGCCGGCCGCGAACTGCCGCCCGGCGGCGCCGCGTTGACCCGGCTGCACCGGATCGACCCGGGCCGGCTCGACCCCCGGCTCGCCGGCACCGAACTGGTGGTGGCCTGCAACCCCTACAACGTGCTCTGCGGACCGCGCGGCGTCGCGCGGGTGTTCGGACCGCAGAAGGGCGCCGACCCGGCGGGCGTCGAGGAGCTGTCGACCGCCCTGGAACGGTGGGCCACGGTGCTGGCCCGGGACGTCGCCCCGGCCGGGCTCGACCTGCGGTCGGGTCCCGGCACGGGTGCCTCCGGCGGTCTCGGCGCCGGCCTGGCCGCGCTCGGCGCGCGGCTGCTGCCCCGGTTCGACGTGCTGCTCGACCATGTCGACCTGGACGGTCGGCTGGCCGGCGCCGACCTGGTGGTCACCGCCGAGGGCGCGCTCGACCGGGAGTCCGCGCGCGGCAAGATCCCCGGCGAGGTGGCGCGCCGTGCCAAGGCCCTCGGGGTGCCCGTGCTGGTCCTGGCGGGCACCATCGGCGAGGGCGCGCACGAGGCGACCCTGATCGGGGTCGACGCCTGGAGCGGCATCCTCCCGGCCCCCGTCGCCCTCTCCGAAGCGCTCGCCCGAGGCGAGGAGTTCCTCGCCGACGCGGCCGAACGCGCCCTCCGCATGGTCCTCCTCGGCAGCCGCGTCGCCTCGGCGCGCCGGGGCACCACCACGGCGGGGGGTGAGCGCCTCGAAGGGGTGACGCGGTGA
- a CDS encoding peptidoglycan-binding domain-containing protein: MTSLDQVPQLRRVDGDTRPAQRRGTRGLPRFAPSRRTVVQGATVVGFAALGVFSAAREAYADGYDIWTGDCPSYASEHDCSPGCGPSIVHVASCETSGEYEGFHKNDGVTWTLRPNQCYSGTYDGWLWRFSSACGACGCGIERRCHDGYFNSGSGWVRSICRWTTDCGCEGAVTWPTVRNGSRGPDVHTVQHLVTEHGFAADPDGIFGPATEAAVREYQGSAALEPTGIVDSTTWPWLVVTVRQGDSGEAVKAAQRQVVKHGHPIEVDGAFGALTAEAVRAFQRASGLTVDAIVGQQTWRALTGNA, encoded by the coding sequence ATGACCAGCCTCGACCAGGTCCCCCAACTCCGCCGCGTCGACGGCGACACCCGGCCGGCCCAGCGCCGGGGGACGCGCGGACTGCCCCGGTTCGCGCCCAGCCGCCGCACCGTCGTCCAGGGCGCCACCGTCGTCGGCTTCGCCGCGCTCGGCGTCTTCTCCGCCGCCCGCGAGGCCTACGCCGACGGCTACGACATCTGGACCGGCGACTGCCCGTCCTACGCCTCCGAACACGACTGTTCCCCCGGCTGCGGCCCCAGCATCGTGCATGTGGCCTCCTGCGAGACCAGCGGCGAGTACGAGGGCTTCCACAAGAACGACGGCGTCACCTGGACCCTGCGCCCCAACCAGTGCTACTCGGGCACCTACGACGGCTGGCTGTGGCGGTTCAGCAGCGCCTGCGGCGCCTGCGGCTGCGGCATCGAACGCCGCTGCCACGACGGGTACTTCAACTCCGGCTCCGGCTGGGTGCGGTCCATCTGCCGCTGGACGACCGACTGCGGCTGCGAGGGCGCCGTCACCTGGCCCACCGTGCGCAACGGCTCCCGTGGCCCGGATGTGCACACCGTCCAACACCTCGTCACCGAGCACGGGTTCGCCGCCGACCCGGACGGCATCTTCGGCCCGGCGACGGAGGCCGCGGTCCGCGAGTACCAGGGGTCGGCGGCCCTCGAACCCACCGGGATCGTCGACTCCACCACCTGGCCCTGGCTCGTCGTGACGGTCCGTCAGGGCGACTCGGGGGAGGCGGTCAAGGCGGCCCAGCGGCAGGTCGTCAAACACGGCCATCCGATCGAGGTCGACGGCGCCTTCGGGGCGCTGACCGCCGAGGCGGTACGCGCGTTCCAACGCGCCAGCGGCCTCACCGTGGACGCCATCGTCGGCCAACAGACCTGGCGCGCGCTCACCGGCAACGCGTAG
- the selD gene encoding selenide, water dikinase SelD: MTELRLTQFAGGGGCACKIPPGELDDLVAALARSGEPPVNPAAPLLVGLDGGGDDAAVVRLDAERAIVTTADFFTPVVDDPYDWGRIAAANALSDVYAMGGTPWAAVNLLAWPRETLPMEVAAEVLRGGRDVAHAAGCQVSGGHSVTDPEPKYGMSVVGMVHPDRMLRQDAAEPGRALTLTKPLGSGVLNARHKATGTVFAEAVEVMAALNRDASLAAVEAGVRAGTDVTGFGLLGHAYKVARASGVTLAVDAAAVPYLADARAAVTDGFVSGGTRRNLDWVAPHVDFGDTPENERLLLADAQTSGGLLLAGEVPGHPVIGEVLPRGEAPVVVRA, translated from the coding sequence ATGACCGAGCTGCGACTTACCCAGTTCGCCGGTGGGGGCGGCTGCGCCTGCAAGATCCCTCCCGGTGAACTCGACGATCTGGTGGCCGCGTTGGCCCGTTCCGGCGAGCCGCCGGTGAACCCGGCCGCCCCGCTGCTTGTGGGTCTCGACGGCGGCGGCGACGACGCGGCCGTGGTGCGCCTGGACGCCGAGCGGGCCATCGTCACCACGGCTGACTTCTTCACCCCCGTGGTCGACGACCCCTACGACTGGGGGCGGATCGCGGCGGCCAACGCGCTCTCCGACGTCTACGCGATGGGCGGCACGCCGTGGGCGGCCGTCAACCTGCTGGCCTGGCCCAGGGAGACGCTGCCGATGGAGGTGGCGGCCGAGGTGCTCAGGGGCGGGCGGGACGTGGCCCACGCCGCCGGCTGCCAGGTCTCCGGCGGCCACAGCGTCACCGACCCCGAGCCCAAGTACGGGATGTCGGTGGTCGGGATGGTGCACCCGGACCGGATGCTGCGGCAGGACGCGGCGGAGCCGGGGCGCGCGCTGACCCTCACCAAGCCGCTGGGCAGCGGGGTGTTGAACGCCAGGCACAAGGCGACCGGCACGGTCTTCGCCGAGGCCGTCGAGGTGATGGCGGCGCTCAACCGGGACGCGTCGCTGGCCGCCGTCGAGGCGGGCGTCCGGGCGGGCACCGATGTCACGGGCTTCGGGCTGCTGGGGCACGCCTACAAGGTGGCCCGCGCCTCCGGGGTGACCCTGGCCGTCGACGCGGCGGCGGTGCCCTATCTGGCGGACGCCCGCGCGGCCGTGACGGACGGGTTCGTCAGCGGCGGCACCCGCCGCAACCTCGACTGGGTCGCGCCCCACGTCGACTTCGGCGACACCCCCGAGAACGAGCGGCTGTTGCTCGCCGACGCCCAGACCTCGGGCGGGCTGCTGCTGGCCGGCGAGGTGCCGGGACATCCGGTGATCGGCGAGGTGCTGCCCCGGGGCGAGGCGCCGGTGGTGGTGCGGGCCTGA
- a CDS encoding SLC13 family permease has product MFINARQSVALCVALSLSGLLLIPVNFPGLGGQGRITLVVFTLATCAWIATSLDDTGIALGAGLVLVLTGVTSAEAFFGTLGDPTIWLLICAFVLAATVAASGLAGRCAAFLVGGARTVRQLAHLTTAALVVSAFAVPATSGRAALALPVFLALARTLADRRRVVVALALLFPTVILLSAVATLIGAGAHLITVSVLWETTGERVGFHQWLLLGLPLAVVSSHLAAEVVLWLTTRRADRRAPVRITPEEIERHGDRPVTGPLTAVEKRCAALLGAVVLLWSAEPLHGLSPAVVALLGALLATAPRVGTVTLRAALATVPWSLLLFMAATMAMGVALLNSGAAHWLIGALPGGGVPPWAFLAVVVAVSTAAHLVLQSRSARSSVLVPLVVAAALGAGVDPVSAALASTAAAGFCHTLPASAKPVALFSDVPGVPTYTPTDLLRLSAVLAPLTAALVLLFALAVWPLFGVAPQGENP; this is encoded by the coding sequence CTGTTCATCAACGCCCGTCAGTCCGTGGCCCTCTGTGTGGCCCTGAGCCTCAGCGGCCTGCTGCTGATCCCGGTGAACTTCCCCGGGCTCGGCGGGCAGGGCCGGATCACGCTGGTCGTCTTCACGTTGGCGACCTGCGCCTGGATCGCCACCTCGCTCGACGACACGGGGATCGCCCTCGGCGCCGGCCTGGTGCTGGTGCTCACCGGGGTGACCAGCGCCGAGGCGTTCTTCGGCACCCTAGGTGACCCCACCATCTGGCTGTTGATCTGCGCCTTCGTGCTGGCGGCCACGGTGGCGGCGAGCGGCCTGGCCGGGCGGTGCGCCGCCTTCCTGGTGGGCGGCGCCCGCACCGTGCGGCAGTTGGCGCATCTGACCACGGCCGCGCTGGTGGTCTCGGCCTTCGCCGTGCCCGCCACCTCGGGGCGCGCGGCGCTGGCCTTGCCCGTCTTCCTCGCGCTGGCCCGGACGTTGGCCGACCGCCGCCGGGTGGTGGTCGCGCTGGCGCTGCTCTTCCCCACGGTGATCCTGCTCTCCGCCGTCGCCACGCTGATCGGCGCCGGCGCCCATCTGATCACGGTCTCGGTGCTCTGGGAGACCACGGGGGAACGCGTCGGCTTCCACCAGTGGCTGCTGCTGGGGCTGCCACTGGCCGTGGTCTCGTCCCATCTGGCCGCCGAGGTGGTGCTGTGGCTGACCACCCGGCGGGCCGACCGGCGCGCCCCCGTCCGGATCACGCCCGAGGAGATCGAGCGGCACGGCGACCGGCCGGTGACCGGGCCGCTGACGGCGGTCGAGAAGCGGTGCGCCGCGCTGCTCGGCGCGGTGGTGCTCCTGTGGTCGGCCGAACCGCTGCACGGCCTGTCGCCGGCGGTGGTCGCGCTGCTCGGCGCGCTGCTGGCGACCGCGCCCCGGGTGGGAACGGTGACGCTGCGGGCCGCGCTGGCCACGGTGCCGTGGTCGCTGCTGCTGTTCATGGCGGCGACCATGGCGATGGGCGTGGCGCTGCTGAACTCGGGCGCCGCCCACTGGCTGATCGGGGCCCTCCCCGGGGGCGGCGTCCCGCCGTGGGCGTTCCTCGCGGTGGTCGTCGCGGTGAGCACCGCCGCCCATCTGGTGCTCCAGTCCCGCTCGGCGCGCTCCAGCGTGCTGGTGCCGCTGGTGGTGGCCGCGGCGCTGGGCGCCGGCGTCGACCCGGTGTCGGCGGCGCTCGCCTCGACGGCCGCCGCCGGGTTCTGCCACACGCTGCCCGCCTCGGCCAAGCCGGTGGCCCTCTTCTCCGATGTGCCCGGCGTACCGACCTACACCCCGACCGATCTGCTGCGGCTGTCCGCCGTGCTGGCGCCGCTCACGGCCGCCCTCGTCCTGCTGTTCGCCCTGGCCGTCTGGCCGCTGTTCGGCGTCGCTCCCCAAGGAGAGAACCCATGA